cTTTTGCCTGActtcaaaatgtaaaaaattttatttccgtaAATTATCAGCACAGGTCATAGCGTAACATATCATTTaccatatttttcttaaattttaccTTTTAGTTTGTATCTATGCATTCCTCCACTCCGTCCATTATCATTGGTAATATGTTAGATAAGCATTGAATCCAGATATTACATATAGTaaattttagaagaatttatttacaatgcaATATaagctatttaaaaaaaatattattttgattattatttaaatacatagcATGTTTAATAGTAATACTAATATCGGTTGTCTTGAgataatagtaatttatattagcACATTATTGGTCTGAATTGACCACTTATGAATGCATGTATAAACAaacgatattttgtattattctgCCCAGTTTAATATGATGGCAGCATTAAGTGTGACTGacaatatttgtaacaaactATTTGCTCatcttatatgtatgtatatgggAAAAAATGAGCTCTAACACAAGGTGGTATTAGGAAAATAAaggtatgtgtatatattagGATAAAGTACATAAAGTATAATACAAAGTAATCCCatcttttcaaaataaattggTATGGGTGTGATATGGAGCAGTGAAGGGAAATACACTGcacaatttttgttatattactttatcgTTTTTATACTTATGTTATTTATAGTTAATACTTCTAATTACatacaatttaattagtatacatatatatatatatatatgatatatatatatcacatataaatactttttacaatataagTATTTTAACACTCTGATGAAATTTTGGACTCTGTTTTACTAACTTTTCGTATATCTATTGAGACTGggtaatattatgtatatataagataaTCTGTGGTTAAGCTATTCTGACTATCAgctacaaattttaaatgattattgaaatttctaaataataatctttatttatatatataattttacttaaacttgaatttgcatttacaaaacaaaagaacaatttccattgtataaaacaatatcattaaatttttgtctATCAcgcatttttttatatataagttttattttttccttttttttaaattgatctattttattcgttataatgtaatataattcgttaaaataacactttacaaatatgaatatttaaaacaaagaaattaaataagtatCTGTCTGGATTCAATGCTACCATAGAATGAATATgcattaacaataatattatttcaatgatttaTGTGAAATCCATACTATATTAGTTAATgatttattcattcatttatgtaagtatttttattaaataagaaaaataaataattaaaaagtgacATATAGCCttattaaatctttattattccACTTTTTCTTTGCGTGTAcggatttttgaaaatataactATAGACttcaatttacaatatattatatttattttattatataaatacaatatatttgatttaatataatcatttaatatagatatttaattaatagctATTAGTAGTATCTGGtagtatgtatttatatacgcATTTGATGACTATAAATAGatcatcaatttttatattgctaCGCATGCgcagaaatttaaattattagttCAAATCACGGAAGAAGCGCGGAAGGTTATGTTATCTTCGAATTATATTGCCGTTTGCCGACATGACATTCTTTTGTTTATCTCATGTAGAGCTCTGACATGTACTTCATCGCGTTGTAACCTTTATAAAATGAGTAAAAAGTTAAAGCTTGATGTCCTTACAAAGCCAAGGTCCTTACGATCTGAAAATAAAGGTGacagtaaaaatatatctacaaCATCAGGGTATTTTGGTGATAAAGATGTTTCAccaaaaaatattgtgaagAAGAAGCATACACCAGTTAAGATAAAACAtgaagaaatggaagatgCAGCTGACTCGAAAaatagtgaaattaaaattgaagatttacaaaataaaaccGTGAAAAAAAAGCGTACACCAGTAAAGATAGAAtatgaagaaatgaaaaatgcaacTGAGTCAAAACCCAATGAAGTTAAAGTTGAAGATTTACAAGATGGAACTGTGAAGAATGAGACCGTAGAAGATAAATGGATGCCATTAAATTGGGAAActactttaaaaaatgttaaggaAATGCGAAAACATAAAACAGCACCTGTAGATGAGATGGGTTGTCACAAATGTATAGATCCAAATGCTACTGTCAAAGTTGCTAGGTATCAATCATTAATAGCATTGATGCTCAGTAGTCAAACTAAGGATCAAGTTACTCATGCTGCCATGCAAAGATTGATTACTTATGGTTGTACTCCGGAATTAATATCAGGTACTCCTGATGATACTCTTGGAAAGCTTATATATCCAGTTGGGTTTTGGAaggtataatttatatcttagTAATTACTTGAACTTAATATTGTggtttgttaatatttaattattatataagtaagatatattaaaatagtataGAATCATGAAAAAGGTTTTATTAGTTCTTAAAGAAGTAAAgaattacttaaatattatgtcagaccaaaaaaaattttacttttcagAGAAAAGTACAGTATATTAAGAAAacttcaaaaattttaattgagaaATACAATAATGATATTCCTAGGACTTTGAAAGAGTTATGTCAATTACCAGGTGTAGGACCAAAAATGgcacatatatgtatgcaaaTAGCCTGGGGTGAAGTTTCTGGTATTGGAGTGGACACACATGTACATCGTATTTGTAATAGATTAGGATGGGTAAAGAAACCAACTAAAATACCAGAAGATACTCGAATTGCAGTGGAAGAATGGCTTCCCAAAGATCTCTGGAGCGAGGTAAACTATTTACTTGTTGGTTTTGGACAAGAAATTTGTTTACCACGATTTCCTAAATGTGATGAATGtctaaataaagatatatgtcCATCTAGCACAAAAAGCAGtatgaaaaaaaagacatagtattgtaaaaatgtttattataaattatatttatttacaatatttaaaaaagaactttGTGAGATGATTTAATgatttaactttttttttaatttcccacTACGTTTCTTAGCTTTTTCAACTCTTTTACGTTTTCTCATactctcttttttattcttttgacgttccattttctgtttctgttGGAATGCTTTACTCTTCTTCACTTGTTTCAATGCAGCtctttttattgctttctttaaatcttttctATTATCAATTTGCTtctcttttacattttctttcaaacttttagtttgtttcttttcatttaaaggCATCCCTACAATTTCTTCGTCATTTTCAGAATCTTTATCactctcttctttctcattattttccACTTCATCAGTGCCTTTATTTTCACCAATTAATGCATTCTTCTCTGCTAGATCTGCAACATTTAATTCCAAAATACTGACAGTATGTCCTTCTGTTTCATATTCTTCTTGAGACAATAGCTGTTGAATTTCAGGAATATCACGGCTTGATAATAGCTTTTTATAACGTTCTCGTGCCTGTAAAAGCAATACTTTATTATTGCATCACAATGAAATTCATATGGATACTTTCCTCATGTTTAATTCTTTTCCgttcttcttttaattgttGTTGCAACTCGTCTTTAGCTTTCTGTTGCCTTTGTAATTTCCTTTTACGAAACCCCTTCAGAAATTCTCTGCatttgaaagtataaaatgtacatatgacttataatctatataatccacaattgatattaatataagtaCCGTCTCTTGTTCTCATCAAATACAAGAGTAATCTTCTTGTGTTTCTTTGGCTGATTCCGCGTTCTATTCACATTGAGTAATTTCGgttgcatttttatatgtgGCGCCATGTGCACGTGTGAATATATATTAGTTCTAGGTTATATCGgtaagaattatattttacagttcTTTAGATTGTCtacatgataaaaaataatataaaataataattgaactaATGTAAAAacaagattatttaaaattttgttattcaatattctattaatttaaaaaaatgatcaGATGAGCATTCGTAGATGTAAAcagaattttgcaaaatacatttcataatttacaTAGGAGATActacaaaattaaagattaaatatgtataaaatagaagTTTTTAAAGCTTACTGTATACGTCAATATTGTTCACTTAatacatagaaatttcatcagagatattgttaaaattttgaagatacatatattacatgtataagGTGTACTACAATATACTACTTAAAAAATCACTTCTAAAATAGTTATAATTCATGGAAGATTATGTATACTTTATTTCATGaacattttcttaataaaaattaaaaaggatcgtttatttttaagcaaagaaaaatgtattgcacaaaatgaaagttaatatcttttatttgaagtttttTTTACACTTATTAATGgtttttaacataattattctataaaattaccgtttctttttatttatttaacacatTACTAAAATACAGTCTAGTAGTCTCGGTAGTCTGTTACAATACATATCAGTGTTTCTTTATAAAGCCACTTATGGTGGCGGCGATGGTTAGCTAACAAAGTAAACTCCCTGGTCAGTAAACGCGGCGTTACTGGTATTCaggttataatttaattatattaacacactttgtattattgaaataacgtTTATAGATAGTACATCCTAAAGTATCTATCTTAAAATACTCAAAATATCATCATTTAACGTATTTTGGTTGTATCTTCCACAATTGTGTTAATTACATACGAATAATATTCGAGCAAACATAGCATGGAAGTGACTTTATGAAACCAtcctataaaatatctaattgcGCATGCGTAAGAAGTCCTTTACATGAAAAGAATCCCCCAATCTAGTAGGACGTAACAGCATCGGAGAGAACAGAGGTGGAAAAAAACATTGGATATTTACGGCGAGAATGTATCGGGTGTAAATGATTGGTTCCTTTCACGAGGAGATCCGTCGGTAGGCGGGTAGTCATAGGGCGGGGGCTCTATTGATTTAAATTTGGTTTGCCGGTGCGCGTGTCAATAGTCAACACAGTGCCGCGAAGAGCGCGCGCTCAAGCATCTACTCTTTACTGATCGTGTTGTGCAGACTAAAAGGTTAGGCCCTTCGCGGTGCGGTCAATAAAAGATATGTCGTCTAATACGAAAAACTATACGAACAAGGATGTGGAAAGTTTAAATGGACCCATCCGTTTCCAGAGTGTTGTGCCAAAAGAAAGGTCAGTTTTGTACCGGCAATTTCTGGTTCATATCAATTTGTAGAAACTTCGCTGTGGGCACCAGGGACAATATCGCGATGAAGTGTTGTACGAGAGCGTGGATACTGCTAAATTACTTGCAGCCACGCCTCGAACCCAGCACTAGCTGACTCATCGGCAGATGTTGAGAATCTAAAGCACCCCTCGTGCTATTCGAgcgtgaaagagaaaagaaatcgatcgatttttttcCATTCTGTGACAATTGTGACctcttttatgaatatcacGACCTGTTTGTGTGACAAACAACGAAAACATCGGAAtgattcatttcttttatcatttttgttattagTTGGTATTTTTGatgatgaaaatttcgattcaTTTACCGGGTAAGAACTTACTATATGAGAGGCTAATATTGTTTCTGTTCCTACCGATTGGTTGCTTGACCAGTCACGTGGTGTGAAAAACGCGCGCGCCAAGGATGTACGAATCTctattcgatttttttttcatctttttccaaGACAAAATTCCAAATGGTGACAGTACGTATCAAATAACCGTAtcttcttgaatttttaaaggCAACAAATTCTCAAGTGGAATGGTTGGGGATATAAAGACTCGGAATTTCTTATAAACCAAAAATATATCATCGAATTCACTGGTAATAGGTAAGTCttatcaatatttcaattttcgtcttttattaatattttagaaaataataatggtaactataaatatttatatatctaaaaGATGATTAAACTTTATacataaattgttttacttgttttgtgaataaacaataataaataaaataaaaaaaattatttacatatattttaatgtttcgatatgcttatttgttacatattatatataatatttttaataatattttttatcagtataacaaataaaatattagttgCCTACATGTACGAAAATAGATTATTCCGACTCtttaaattcgaaaaaagtaatcacttaatttttgttttaattttgtttgtttttatttcctgCAATCTTTTATCAAAAGCTTTAAAGATaatcaataaactaataagaATTCTATAATGTTCATATTATACGTAAAGAAATATCAATGATATATTAGGGGGAGATGGTATTATCGTTTTTTGAAGATAAAGATAATGTTATAGAAACGAAACgtctattaattttcatatttatttacatcatTGTATAGATacttgattattatttttttttaacataatttaattttaatttttttacaagaaacACACGTATAATTATGCTGTTAGATAATTATACTATTCCATAATTGAATAAGTAAAAGGTTGATTATGTTTCGAGAGTAGAATGACAAATAATTTAAGCTTATCATATAAGCGGATTAAGATACATAAAATTCAGTAATACTTGTTATCCCGATACTAAATTTCTACATAGATCTAAATGAACCACTTCAATTTACTTAAGCACACATTTGgttttttgtatttagtttttgcttaattaatattctaacaAATATCCGttgcaaacaatttcaaaaacgGGTCGAAtttatcacataaaatcaatatacatcaacattaattttatcgtacaattgaattttttttatttcctattgTATTCAACGGTTTTAAAAGATTCGTATCATCAATTTAACATTTGATTGTTCGATTCGCTTAAATGcaaaactattatttattcgatattcattatgttatttatgttAAAAGGAAGAAGCAAATAGTTaatctgtataatatttatttttctacatttaatttataatttgtaatgttTAATCTATAGTAagaaatcgaatattttgagAAGATCAAACACTTTACTTTAACTTATAGAAAAGATCAACctgaacatttaaaaaattatgaaattttttattaatttttttaccatCCAAATTGACTCTAAGAGGGTGAAATAACCCCTGAAAATTCGGCTATTTTTCGATTTTGTGTTATAACTCGCAAATTataaaagacagaaaaataGTTTTCAAACAGaagttgtttcttttaatGAGGACTACCGTCTAGTAAAAGATTTAtcagttatttatataattagaaagaatttataaacaaaaaattaataattttaaaatcttaatcggtagtttaaataattacgaaacaGCATAAAAgacaaatacttttttaaaaatacacataCAAGCTTTGTTGTATTGCACAATTACAAAAGTAaggtaatttatattatatacttctGTCTCTTATTACacaataagtaaatataccagatggaaataaaagaaaagaatagaacTGTAGGTATAACATATCTTCGCAAGAACTTGCCATTATTAACATGATTGTTaaacttctcttttattctttctcgtaGCAAATAATATAGATGTTTAATAAGCAATTAAAGAAGTAAGTATATAAGTAAGtaagttatttatttcactatttgtacattttgatattttcggATGTAATATATAGTGATTAGTAATACTCCAAGAATTCGTAAAATATGCGGGAAAAAcatcataatattattcacATAATCAAGatgtatttgttatttaattactcttcccttctcttttctaattatataataattcaaatatattctaatGTATGCTTCTTCTCTATTTCCCCTGGTTTCCTCTCCACTTGCCCGTCCAGTTATTCTAGCAATTCCTCATCTAATTTTATGTATCTAAATAAACACttcaaaaatagataaataatttcgaaaatacaaatatcgtGTGAATTATATTATGAATCATTCTTTATGATAATGAAATTCTGCAAAACAATGTTTAAGATAAACTTGTTGTGAGGAAGCGAAATCTACTGGATTTCTGgcattaataatttgtttcctttctatcgatataatattcaCCTTTATACCAAGTGTAAacaagtatgtatatacaccTTACGGTTTTGGTGATGAAAATAgagataaaataagaaactgTAATTTAATGATATCAATCATCGCAATTAAATAGTACTACAAGATcggaaaatattcatataaagtTCTTCGTTATGCGgaactgtatatatatatatatatcagttACATTATTCCTGTATTCGATATTGTGAATATTTCAACATGCTGATTACAACATGATACTATTTTGTAATGTAGATTAACATTGATCAAATCACGATGTCAGTAACTTCCGAGATTCTGCATTTGATAGATATACGTTTGTTAACTATTCATTGAACAGTTCTTTGGTTAACTTTCCAGATGTGAAGGCCACTATATCAACATTCCATTGTCGAAACAAAGATTGTTGTACACGTGGAACAAAATTACCATTCTATTCTTTTAGAACAATAAAAAGcggttaaataaatttcccaGAAGTTGATATTATGGGGAGTTTAGTACAACTGTGTGTTGTAGCTGATATAGACTTCACAACAGCCATAACCGTTTTTGATCCTTGCCTAGATAAAGTACAGCCATAATGTAATTCTATCTAATCCGCTAACTGTACAGTACGTATTTTCCGATATTTCTAGTTTGAggttttacattattaacaaaagacgaagcaatttcatttaattgcGTGGTATCAATGCCATATAATcgagtaataaatttgtttaattttttgacactattctatattatcaactttaagttttcttaaaattgaaaatccagtttgaaaaatgttagcttttaaatttctcgaaCCTATTTCTTCAATAGCTTCTAGTGTCCATCTTCAAAAGCtcaaataacgaataacagCATGAGCGTTAACAAACTTGTTATAAACATATTCGgaaatttgtaacaatttttccCGCCGTGTTCTCCGTCTGTTTACCGTCTCTTTCCATCTAATAATCTAAATAAGGCAATTATGCATAGATACAAAACGGATAGATAACTATACAATTATACACTTATACAATTGTTAAAGAGATgaaacttttcaaaatttgtgCCTGGGATTGTCTAGGGAAAGTCGCGTCCTCTTTCCACTTCTCCAAAACGTAAcaacattaattttgtattctaaggtcacaataaataatattattctggTACACACTCATCTTAGATCTCTATCGCTTCTGAAAATTCTTCGCGTGGACCTCGTTATATACTATCCAGAAATTCTACAGAATGTGGTTTAAACGGTTCCacaaattaatacaataagcgtatcttttattatatcttgtaAGTCGATTTCTCTtctcattataatatatcattatattgttattatccataatttttaacgtaatcGTAAATAAACGAATAGTATTTGTAGGATTTACatgaatcatttttatacgttCGTTACAGAGACTATACTTAGATATACTTACTTATTGTTGACACATATAGTACTGTATTATAGCGCACTACAAAGAAAGCagcatttttttattgttaatctGTTTTCACTAGACAAATGCTAACTTTCAACGCTGtactgaaatgaaaataacaaagagTGGAAtcatttattacttattactgttattactatttacttactgtttattactattttactTGTAGTGCCCATTTAAGCATACGTCGCTAACGCCACTAATTCTTGGAAATGGGACTTCGACGTGAGTTTCGAGCATGCCGAATGAGATAGTGTTAAATGAAACTTGACACCGTTCCTTATCGATTATTTCGAGCAAATATGGATTGACGCTCGAGTCCACGTTTACACGTGCCCAATATCAGTATCTCTCTCATATCCATCCCTTCTCCTTTCTTTAGTTGAATTCGCAGATGTCACTTCCTCAGATAAGCGTCCATATCTAGTCCTCACTGCGAACACTAAAATGGTCATTGCAtgtttacttattatttattactttgtcATTAGATACGTTAGtccttatatttttctttgtttcgcaCAACTGAATGCATACCTGCGTTATATGATGCGTCAGGTGCATACATGTGCAccgaaaattttttattgcacgTCAGCATATCATAGTATGTGTACAATGAAATTGAGAAGTTCTTCGATTGTCGAAGAACACAATTCAACAATGCAACAAAGATtgcatttatattaaaaaataactatatgtttttttatgttgtttcataattatttaaatcattgATTAAGATTTTACGCCAAAGAATGagtttttttgaaaaattatcaattactttctttataacttttttctaattatataaacaaatgataaatctttggtaattatatatttaggaAGCTACCGGCATCTTGCATTTCgacgtattttttatatgtggTCGGGGACCATAGTTTTCGAGATAATCTCAAAAAAGTTTTTGTCGGCAGCTCATAATGAATTCTACTTATAATTGTGTGACCATGATAGCGTATACATTAGTATTGATTGTCGGTCGTCTCATCGTGACTACGGAATTAAATAACACCTAACCCACTTATATAAGCTGTAAACATTGGCGAATACATTGGATATACATACCACGGATATACAATTATATCCGACAGGTCTTTTGCAGatatctcggaaactaagCCCGAGCAGTGGTAGATGcaaaaaaaagttattcaaaattttgatttttatagtatattaaaaaatcaccGAAATCCAAGATGATTGCAGCTTTCTAAATAATTGCCAAATCTTTTACCAAACGATAGCCTtcgttgaaaaaaataaacaatttttatctaaaagCTTTTATAGTTTAACTCTTATAGTTTGCgaattataacataaaatcgGAAAATGGTCGAATTTTCAGGAGTCGATTTTACCTCCTCAGAACGAATTTGGgcaagagaagaaaattgcgCTATACATGGCTATATATGCTCTACATATCTccgaattttcataatttttcgaatttccgGGCTAGAGATCTTCCCTTGTTAATCGTAGTTGATTGCTAAACTACTA
The DNA window shown above is from Bombus pyrosoma isolate SC7728 linkage group LG7, ASM1482585v1, whole genome shotgun sequence and carries:
- the LOC122569815 gene encoding endonuclease III-like protein 1, with protein sequence MLSSNYIAVCRHDILLFISCRALTCTSSRCNLYKMSKKLKLDVLTKPRSLRSENKGDSKNISTTSGYFGDKDVSPKNIVKKKHTPVKIKHEEMEDAADSKNSEIKIEDLQNKTVKKKRTPVKIEYEEMKNATESKPNEVKVEDLQDGTVKNETVEDKWMPLNWETTLKNVKEMRKHKTAPVDEMGCHKCIDPNATVKVARYQSLIALMLSSQTKDQVTHAAMQRLITYGCTPELISGTPDDTLGKLIYPVGFWKRKVQYIKKTSKILIEKYNNDIPRTLKELCQLPGVGPKMAHICMQIAWGEVSGIGVDTHVHRICNRLGWVKKPTKIPEDTRIAVEEWLPKDLWSEVNYLLVGFGQEICLPRFPKCDECLNKDICPSSTKSSMKKKT
- the LOC122569816 gene encoding nucleolar protein 12; the protein is MAPHIKMQPKLLNVNRTRNQPKKHKKITLVFDENKRREFLKGFRKRKLQRQQKAKDELQQQLKEERKRIKHEARERYKKLLSSRDIPEIQQLLSQEEYETEGHTVSILELNVADLAEKNALIGENKGTDEVENNEKEESDKDSENDEEIVGMPLNEKKQTKSLKENVKEKQIDNRKDLKKAIKRAALKQVKKSKAFQQKQKMERQKNKKESMRKRKRVEKAKKRSGKLKKKLNH